A single region of the Actinoplanes sp. SE50/110 genome encodes:
- a CDS encoding CHAT domain-containing protein produces MRDALIADLVTRVRHFHTTGSPEPLLSDGGLDAAAELLRLATHEITGREDVDADALHAVAAYQWTRGLVWQSTTATHDRPGEDPEGRAEVEFAGALATYELLFMVDHRRVPRDLWPYLIRETGHDPWQDPLDRAKDLLVDAKEASDPAAVATVIEQLQNLDEPSDAGFRDSLLGDAHLVRFDIVRDSIDLTNAVSAYRAALDRFDAGSASYTHACQGLGAALGRQGQLALHFGEQASVLLTEAVGWLRRAADGDTSVLPYLQRVMALRIEEKVRAGSVPVEEHPLAADGEERRQAVALLQLADHVRTRVLSHQEATRHAADPSFPLSATAIDLAVHTSVANVEVARLAMDAAEHRWGATRDSPWWTAADAYVEAVRHSLLDDPDADRLAAAHAVATRQLTMLVDEPAERAGTLFAAGLLYLTPYLGTMSGLTFDGAHQLWLARHQRRLTAHPEGDPTPLPPPDVAADRAVEYLRQAADLAVGHDRGRILKALVEAYSFRAGMRQESADDEALAGCRTAFDLLDPTRDQLSFLYVLRVLYRFGEIALPPDLNSLLAMPLATVRDRYGIPEASSVFAEALTLAGEAMRPDLEAELLAAADDHLPVLASDAQRRVRWRSEVHLLADGVLPCSPDLRVDADLVDQVRAVAAGPELAATFIHLAAHTAFGATPELIANALDLLSEAHQEAPELWRWHGDAIDYLEAGLTYDLATRSADDGTHPESARRFGAAALRYALCRQHDLALASLDAGRLQMTLCDNDQTSSAAIVLLWAAAGLSGTPGEPVAWALFEFYQRILFHLADRQVDVNAVIMLHQAAKGRWLASALHSPGPFTASPRLLRELREMPVEQSLPDIDLPGGAETVMTLYAGSGEAETETGPDAVARNRQRAADRRISAELSSARSSWQPPPIPLDELQSMLPPETVFVSLMLGEARKPSGDPSGALHAMAVTRDAVEYRTLLIPDAGGSLIRLYRGSHHLALSPFGIRVAQLRNSVTADPLHRAVSRDAQQHLSERPDSYLAGFADRMPQWHAEGRRHLCVWADGPLHYVPFHLLTSGTGPAADDWTVTQIASPEMLREQPPSVRRGFVAFASGSGGTAHGLPVEDALESHAAQVATAMGGEAVLGSTATPERFLSGLTQARYVHVAAHGSHNEWAPWFQCLYLSGGRVFAHDILRTDLRGVELVTLSACESALGRFDLNDNLRGLPAALLSAGATAVIGCLWPVHPTVATEFFHHLYERLAVDPDRRSAFRAAQQRTRDRHPAYRDWGTFTFVGNWRTTIPEEPPND; encoded by the coding sequence GTGCGGGACGCGCTGATCGCTGATCTCGTGACCCGGGTCCGTCACTTTCATACAACCGGCTCCCCGGAGCCGCTTCTCTCCGACGGCGGTCTGGATGCTGCAGCTGAGCTTCTCCGGCTGGCGACCCACGAGATAACCGGCCGCGAGGACGTCGACGCTGATGCCCTGCATGCTGTCGCGGCATACCAATGGACGCGTGGTCTGGTCTGGCAGTCCACAACCGCTACGCACGATCGTCCGGGCGAGGACCCGGAGGGTCGGGCGGAGGTTGAGTTCGCTGGTGCTCTCGCCACCTACGAACTGCTGTTCATGGTCGATCACCGCCGGGTGCCACGTGATCTGTGGCCGTACCTCATCCGCGAGACCGGCCACGATCCCTGGCAAGACCCACTGGACCGCGCCAAGGATCTGCTCGTTGATGCGAAAGAGGCCAGCGATCCGGCTGCTGTCGCGACGGTCATCGAGCAGTTGCAGAACCTCGACGAGCCCAGCGACGCCGGCTTCCGTGACAGCCTTCTCGGCGACGCCCATCTGGTCCGGTTCGACATTGTCCGGGATTCCATCGATCTCACGAACGCCGTCTCGGCCTACCGTGCCGCCCTCGATCGGTTCGACGCCGGTTCGGCTTCGTACACCCACGCCTGCCAGGGACTCGGGGCGGCACTCGGGAGGCAGGGCCAGCTCGCCCTACACTTCGGAGAGCAGGCGTCGGTGCTGTTGACGGAAGCCGTCGGCTGGCTGCGCCGAGCCGCCGACGGCGACACGTCGGTTCTGCCGTATCTGCAGCGAGTCATGGCTCTGCGAATCGAGGAGAAGGTCCGCGCCGGATCTGTTCCCGTTGAGGAGCACCCGCTCGCAGCGGATGGCGAGGAGCGTCGGCAGGCTGTCGCGTTGCTGCAGCTCGCCGATCACGTCCGGACCCGAGTGTTGTCACACCAGGAGGCGACCCGGCACGCCGCCGATCCGTCGTTCCCGCTATCCGCCACGGCGATTGACCTAGCCGTCCACACATCCGTGGCGAACGTGGAGGTGGCACGGCTCGCCATGGACGCGGCGGAACATCGTTGGGGAGCCACCCGCGACAGCCCGTGGTGGACGGCCGCCGACGCCTACGTCGAAGCGGTGAGACACAGCTTGCTCGACGACCCGGACGCCGATCGTCTCGCCGCCGCGCACGCCGTGGCGACCAGGCAGCTCACGATGCTCGTCGACGAGCCCGCCGAGCGCGCCGGCACCCTGTTCGCCGCGGGCCTGCTCTACCTGACCCCGTATCTAGGAACAATGTCCGGGCTGACGTTCGATGGCGCCCACCAATTGTGGCTGGCTCGGCATCAGCGCCGGCTGACCGCCCACCCCGAGGGTGACCCGACACCCTTGCCACCTCCTGACGTCGCCGCCGACCGCGCCGTCGAATATCTGCGGCAGGCAGCCGACCTGGCCGTCGGCCATGACCGCGGCCGGATTCTCAAGGCGCTCGTCGAGGCGTATTCGTTTCGAGCCGGGATGCGCCAGGAGTCCGCCGACGATGAGGCACTGGCGGGGTGCCGGACGGCGTTCGACCTGCTGGACCCAACCCGTGACCAGCTCAGTTTCCTTTACGTACTTCGCGTGCTGTATCGATTCGGCGAGATCGCCCTGCCCCCCGACCTGAACTCGCTGTTGGCGATGCCCCTGGCCACGGTGCGGGACCGGTACGGCATACCAGAGGCGTCGTCGGTCTTTGCCGAGGCGCTCACGCTCGCCGGTGAGGCGATGCGCCCCGATTTGGAGGCCGAGCTACTCGCCGCTGCCGACGACCACCTGCCCGTACTGGCGAGTGACGCGCAGCGACGGGTCCGGTGGCGCAGCGAGGTGCACCTGCTCGCGGACGGCGTCCTGCCCTGCTCGCCGGACCTACGAGTCGACGCCGACTTGGTCGACCAGGTGCGGGCGGTGGCAGCTGGGCCTGAGCTGGCCGCTACGTTTATTCACCTCGCCGCGCACACCGCCTTCGGCGCAACACCGGAACTCATCGCCAACGCTCTCGATCTGCTGTCCGAGGCACACCAGGAAGCGCCTGAGCTGTGGCGATGGCACGGCGACGCCATCGACTACCTCGAAGCCGGACTCACCTACGATCTGGCCACCCGCTCCGCCGACGACGGCACGCACCCGGAGTCGGCCCGCCGATTCGGTGCCGCCGCGTTGCGGTACGCGCTCTGCCGCCAGCACGACCTGGCGCTCGCGAGCCTCGACGCCGGGCGGCTTCAGATGACCCTTTGCGACAACGATCAGACCAGCTCGGCCGCAATCGTGCTGCTGTGGGCAGCCGCGGGCCTCAGCGGTACCCCAGGTGAGCCTGTGGCCTGGGCACTGTTCGAGTTCTACCAGCGGATCTTGTTTCATCTCGCCGACCGTCAGGTCGACGTCAACGCCGTGATCATGCTGCACCAGGCCGCCAAAGGCCGCTGGCTGGCCTCGGCACTGCATTCCCCCGGGCCGTTCACTGCCAGCCCACGTCTGCTGCGGGAACTTCGGGAAATGCCAGTCGAGCAAAGCCTGCCCGACATCGACCTGCCAGGCGGAGCAGAAACGGTCATGACCTTGTACGCCGGATCCGGTGAAGCCGAGACCGAGACCGGCCCTGACGCGGTGGCCCGCAACCGGCAACGTGCGGCCGACCGCCGGATCAGCGCAGAACTCTCCTCCGCCCGCAGTTCATGGCAACCACCACCGATCCCCCTCGACGAGCTGCAGTCGATGCTGCCACCGGAGACGGTGTTCGTGTCACTGATGCTCGGTGAAGCCCGCAAACCGTCTGGCGATCCATCCGGCGCGCTGCACGCCATGGCGGTCACCCGCGATGCCGTCGAATACCGCACGTTGCTGATCCCGGACGCTGGTGGCAGCCTGATCCGGCTCTACCGCGGCAGCCACCACCTGGCCCTGTCCCCCTTCGGCATCCGAGTGGCGCAACTACGCAACAGTGTCACCGCCGACCCGCTGCACCGGGCCGTCAGCCGCGACGCCCAGCAGCACCTGTCCGAACGACCCGACTCCTATCTCGCCGGTTTCGCCGACCGCATGCCCCAGTGGCACGCCGAAGGCCGCCGTCACCTGTGTGTCTGGGCCGACGGACCGCTGCACTACGTCCCCTTCCACCTGCTCACCAGCGGAACAGGACCGGCCGCCGACGACTGGACCGTCACGCAGATCGCCAGTCCCGAAATGCTCCGCGAACAGCCACCGTCAGTTCGGCGCGGCTTCGTCGCGTTCGCTTCAGGTAGCGGCGGCACCGCTCACGGCCTACCTGTCGAGGACGCCCTGGAGAGCCACGCCGCCCAGGTCGCCACAGCGATGGGCGGTGAGGCCGTACTCGGCTCCACGGCTACACCCGAACGCTTCCTCTCCGGCCTGACCCAGGCACGGTACGTCCACGTCGCCGCGCACGGCAGCCACAACGAATGGGCGCCCTGGTTCCAGTGCCTGTACCTCTCGGGCGGCCGGGTCTTCGCCCACGACATCCTGCGCACCGATCTGCGCGGCGTGGAACTGGTCACCCTGAGCGCCTGCGAATCCGCGCTCGGCCGCTTCGACCTCAACGACAATCTGCGCGGGCTGCCCGCCGCCCTACTTTCTGCAGGCGCCACCGCCGTCATCGGCTGCCTCTGGCCCGTCCACCCGACCGTGGCCACTGAATTCTTCCACCACCTCTACGAACGGCTGGCCGTCGACCCCGACCGGCGTTCGGCGTTCCGGGCCGCCCAACAGCGCACCCGCGACAGGCATCCCGCCTACCGCGACTGGGGCACCTTCACGTTCGTCGGCAACTGGCGTACCACTATCCCCGAGGAGCCGCCCAATGACTGA
- a CDS encoding ATP-dependent helicase codes for MIRPEHWRPADGLTLEPNALKAATAADLNAVVAAGPGAGKTELLAQRADFLLRTGQCPYPRRILAVSFKVDAARNLAERVRRRCGPTLADRFDSFTFHAFAKRLVDNFRPTLTGANALDSDYRIDRQDRIASKQITFEDLVPLGLEIVQANIYARRGLDQTYSHVFLDEFQDCTADQYELIKAVFGPSTAIVTAVGDTKQRIMLWAGALDGVLETFADDFSAVRLPLYQNFRSAPRLRRMQNRMIAQMDPSAVSPAEDLVGDDGVIDVLGFSDEYQESRTVGDLLSGWLGQGVPPAEIAVLVRNQPHLVASVLGDELRARGIAFRNEQESQDLTAEPIAALVLNFLRVVADDRQPHAYADLMRIVARTNASDDEVARFDSQVKRIITTARIAVRASTFTPDDSAGWRNLVIGFLRLVSRPVLTALSASYQQGNRLDDLIVQTMAAFERELAVDGNAVLALRRLSEADAVRVLTIHKCKGLEFEKVVVLGVETQLFWSKDLTTIMSEFFVAISRAKLHLVLTHVEHRGRPSAATRRWDERRSSHQTLLGFAAED; via the coding sequence ATGATCCGCCCCGAGCACTGGCGGCCCGCAGACGGCCTGACGCTGGAACCGAATGCGCTGAAAGCGGCGACAGCGGCCGACCTCAACGCGGTGGTCGCCGCCGGGCCCGGCGCAGGGAAGACGGAGTTGCTTGCCCAGCGCGCAGACTTCCTGCTGCGTACCGGTCAGTGTCCGTACCCGCGCCGCATTCTGGCAGTCTCGTTCAAGGTCGATGCCGCTCGTAATCTGGCCGAACGGGTCCGCCGCCGCTGCGGGCCGACGCTCGCGGACCGGTTCGACAGTTTCACCTTCCACGCCTTCGCCAAGCGCCTCGTTGACAACTTCCGGCCAACGCTGACCGGTGCCAATGCCCTTGATTCGGATTACCGCATCGATCGGCAGGACCGGATTGCCAGCAAACAGATCACGTTCGAAGACTTGGTTCCGCTTGGGCTGGAGATCGTCCAGGCCAACATCTATGCCCGGCGGGGCCTGGACCAGACCTACAGTCACGTCTTTCTCGACGAGTTCCAAGACTGCACAGCGGACCAGTACGAGCTGATCAAAGCGGTCTTCGGGCCGTCGACCGCCATCGTGACCGCTGTCGGCGACACCAAGCAGCGGATCATGCTTTGGGCCGGTGCTCTCGACGGAGTGCTGGAGACCTTCGCCGACGACTTCTCCGCCGTGCGTCTGCCGCTGTATCAGAACTTCCGCTCCGCGCCACGACTGCGGCGCATGCAGAACCGGATGATCGCCCAGATGGACCCCAGTGCCGTCAGCCCTGCGGAGGATCTGGTCGGTGATGATGGCGTCATCGACGTCCTCGGCTTCTCTGACGAGTACCAGGAGTCGCGAACAGTCGGCGATCTTCTTTCCGGATGGCTCGGTCAAGGCGTGCCTCCGGCCGAGATCGCTGTGCTCGTACGCAACCAGCCGCACCTGGTCGCTTCGGTGCTTGGGGACGAACTGCGTGCACGCGGCATCGCCTTCCGCAACGAGCAGGAGAGTCAGGATCTCACCGCAGAGCCGATCGCGGCCCTCGTACTCAATTTCCTTCGAGTAGTCGCTGACGATCGGCAACCCCACGCCTACGCCGACCTGATGAGGATCGTGGCCCGCACGAACGCCTCCGACGACGAGGTCGCACGCTTCGACAGCCAGGTCAAACGAATCATCACCACGGCTCGGATCGCCGTACGGGCTTCAACATTCACCCCCGACGACTCCGCAGGATGGCGGAACCTCGTCATTGGATTCCTGCGTCTGGTGTCCCGGCCGGTGTTGACCGCATTGTCGGCCAGCTACCAGCAGGGCAACCGCCTTGACGACCTTATCGTGCAGACGATGGCTGCTTTCGAACGGGAACTCGCCGTAGACGGCAACGCCGTACTAGCCCTGCGGCGGCTTTCTGAAGCCGACGCCGTGAGAGTCCTAACTATCCACAAGTGCAAGGGCTTAGAATTCGAGAAAGTCGTAGTGCTCGGCGTGGAGACTCAGCTCTTCTGGAGTAAAGATTTGACGACGATCATGTCGGAGTTCTTCGTCGCGATCTCCCGCGCGAAACTGCACCTCGTCCTGACTCACGTCGAGCACCGCGGCCGGCCGAGCGCCGCCACGAGACGATGGGATGAGCGGCGCTCATCCCATCAGACATTGCTCGGCTTCGCAGCTGAGGATTAA
- a CDS encoding TetR/AcrR family transcriptional regulator, which produces MAVSEAGPARPPIIRRRRLEPDARREQILSVAIRLFGDRPYADVSTTDVARGAGVARGLVNHYFGTKKELYLEVIRVMLTVPEVALSRLPDGGPAERADAIVTWFLDVVSRHSTSWLAAITAGGMAGDPDVDEVIAEAVDIAADSILSAVGPAPTASSATAAATGPAGPSTVVVPPAVPAAGPAGPSSGITAGAPPAASASGSPPAAEPGEALRGMARAYVGLATYTAREWLQRDALTRDQVHTLLTTTLLTMVEKVFPRAT; this is translated from the coding sequence ATGGCTGTGAGTGAAGCCGGGCCGGCGCGCCCGCCGATCATCCGCCGCCGGCGTCTCGAACCCGACGCCCGGCGCGAACAGATCCTGTCCGTGGCGATCCGCCTCTTCGGCGACCGCCCCTACGCCGACGTCTCCACCACCGACGTCGCCCGCGGCGCCGGTGTAGCCCGCGGCCTGGTGAACCACTACTTCGGGACGAAGAAGGAGCTCTACCTGGAGGTCATCCGGGTGATGCTGACCGTCCCCGAGGTCGCCCTCTCCCGCCTCCCGGACGGCGGCCCCGCCGAACGCGCCGACGCCATCGTCACCTGGTTCCTCGACGTGGTCTCCCGGCACAGCACGTCCTGGCTGGCCGCCATCACCGCCGGCGGGATGGCCGGCGACCCCGACGTCGACGAGGTCATCGCCGAAGCCGTCGACATCGCCGCCGACAGCATCCTGTCCGCCGTCGGCCCGGCCCCGACCGCGTCCAGCGCCACCGCTGCGGCCACCGGGCCGGCCGGCCCGTCAACCGTCGTTGTCCCTCCGGCGGTCCCGGCCGCAGGTCCTGCCGGCCCGTCATCCGGCATCACGGCCGGTGCCCCGCCGGCTGCCTCGGCGTCCGGCTCCCCACCGGCCGCTGAGCCGGGAGAGGCGTTGCGCGGCATGGCCCGCGCCTACGTCGGCCTGGCCACCTACACCGCCCGCGAGTGGCTCCAGCGCGATGCCCTGACCCGCGACCAGGTGCACACGTTGCTCACCACCACGCTGCTGACCATGGTCGAGAAGGTCTTCCCCCGGGCGACCTGA
- a CDS encoding TOPRIM nucleotidyl transferase/hydrolase domain-containing protein, giving the protein MKIVALRLSNFQSFGPEPTTIDLDDLTYILGPNGSGKTAALEALSRLFSPLAAQRQIQPEDFHVPVDRSASEVQDAQPTLWLEVDVLCPEAGAGGTHASVPPFFAHMRIDTADGIPQIRVRLTAQLAADGVIDEKIEYVLQADAAGVPTSCTQMSRFDRAQIEVYYLPARRDPVDHIAYTAASLIGRSLRAADWTSEREVLGDLSAQITDTLVANAAVAGIGVHLTKQWQNLHSGGYFRDPSIAFGRGDLEGVLRQLTVTFSPSHGGASLPFDRLSDGQKSLLYISLVLSWQSLVRRVLRGEETSLDPDRLRPPVHVVIEIEEPENSLAPQYLGRIIRQVRGACSAGDVQALIATHAPALLRRVDPDTIRFLRLDAARRTTVERIVVPADDVLAAKYVREAVQAYPELYFSRLVVLGEGDSEQVVLPRVLAAAGIAEDDASVSVVPLGGRHVNHFWRLLNQLHIPHVTLLDLDSGRYHGGWGRVRNAMRQLNAVQPDTFAEAQIDQLPKWDDDCDFPQPGCGPDIGGGLGPIDVLEQHGVFFSQPVDLDLMMLAAYPTAYAVDPPAKPDPQTVVAVLGKSHKNEIRLRSEVLDLFDEYHRKFDLGSKPATHLSALASLDDQHLLKESPMVLTRMVEHVRAVLGGLPE; this is encoded by the coding sequence ATGAAGATCGTTGCGTTGAGGCTGAGCAATTTTCAGTCGTTCGGCCCCGAGCCGACAACGATCGATCTTGATGACTTGACCTACATTCTCGGCCCGAATGGCTCCGGCAAGACTGCCGCTTTGGAGGCGCTTTCCCGGTTGTTCAGTCCACTGGCCGCGCAGCGTCAAATTCAGCCGGAGGACTTTCACGTGCCGGTCGATCGGTCCGCCAGTGAGGTGCAGGATGCCCAACCGACCCTCTGGCTAGAGGTCGATGTGTTGTGCCCTGAAGCGGGGGCCGGCGGGACACACGCGTCGGTACCGCCGTTCTTCGCGCACATGAGGATCGATACGGCGGACGGGATCCCGCAGATTCGAGTTCGGCTGACGGCACAACTGGCCGCAGACGGAGTCATCGACGAGAAGATCGAGTACGTCCTGCAGGCTGACGCGGCAGGGGTGCCGACCAGCTGCACCCAGATGAGCCGTTTCGACCGCGCGCAGATCGAGGTGTACTACCTTCCAGCCCGCCGTGACCCGGTAGATCACATCGCCTATACAGCGGCCTCGCTGATTGGACGTAGCCTGCGAGCAGCGGACTGGACGAGCGAGCGGGAGGTGCTTGGCGATCTATCTGCACAGATCACCGACACACTGGTCGCCAACGCCGCGGTGGCAGGTATCGGCGTGCACCTGACCAAGCAGTGGCAGAACCTGCACAGCGGCGGCTACTTCCGAGATCCCTCGATTGCCTTCGGGCGTGGCGATCTTGAGGGGGTGTTGCGTCAACTTACGGTGACGTTTTCCCCATCGCACGGCGGGGCATCCCTGCCATTCGACCGGCTCAGTGACGGACAGAAGTCGTTGCTCTACATCTCGCTCGTCCTCTCCTGGCAATCGTTGGTCCGGCGGGTTCTGCGCGGTGAGGAAACTTCCCTGGATCCAGATCGGCTGCGCCCTCCTGTGCACGTCGTGATCGAGATCGAGGAGCCGGAGAACAGCCTCGCACCGCAGTATCTTGGCCGTATCATCCGTCAGGTGCGCGGCGCATGCTCGGCCGGCGACGTCCAGGCGCTGATCGCCACGCACGCGCCGGCTCTGCTAAGACGGGTTGACCCGGACACGATTCGCTTCTTGCGGCTCGACGCCGCCCGGCGGACGACTGTCGAGCGCATCGTTGTTCCGGCGGACGACGTATTGGCCGCGAAGTACGTCCGCGAGGCGGTCCAGGCGTACCCGGAGCTGTACTTTTCCCGCCTTGTCGTGCTGGGCGAAGGCGACAGTGAGCAAGTGGTACTGCCCCGAGTCCTCGCCGCAGCCGGCATCGCCGAAGACGACGCCTCCGTGTCGGTGGTTCCGCTGGGCGGTCGGCACGTCAACCACTTCTGGCGGCTGCTCAACCAACTCCACATCCCGCACGTCACCCTGCTTGACCTGGACAGCGGCCGTTATCACGGCGGCTGGGGCAGGGTACGCAACGCCATGCGGCAGCTCAATGCAGTCCAACCCGATACGTTCGCGGAAGCCCAGATCGACCAGTTGCCGAAGTGGGATGACGACTGCGATTTTCCGCAGCCCGGATGCGGCCCCGACATCGGCGGTGGGCTCGGCCCGATCGATGTGCTGGAGCAGCATGGCGTCTTCTTCTCCCAGCCAGTCGACCTTGACCTCATGATGCTGGCGGCCTATCCGACCGCCTATGCCGTCGACCCTCCCGCAAAACCGGACCCGCAGACCGTCGTGGCCGTGCTTGGAAAGAGCCACAAAAACGAGATCCGCCTTCGCAGCGAGGTCCTTGACCTCTTCGACGAGTATCACCGGAAGTTTGACCTCGGCAGCAAGCCTGCGACACATCTGAGCGCCCTGGCTAGCCTCGACGACCAACACTTGCTCAAAGAATCACCCATGGTGCTTACCAGGATGGTCGAGCATGTGCGCGCGGTCCTGGGCGGCCTGCCGGAATGA
- a CDS encoding LLM class F420-dependent oxidoreductase, with protein sequence MIDRPVRIGLQLQPQHMDYATIRRTAAEAEDLGVDVLFNWDHFYPLYGEPDGLHFECWTMLAAWAESTSRVEIGALVSCNSYRNPELLADMARTVDHISAGRLILGIGSGWFERDYTEYGYEFGTAGGRLDDLAGALPRIESRWGKLNPPPTRKIPVLIGGGGEKKTLRLVAKHADIWHSFADAETLEHKLGVLRGHCSDVGRDPSEIEVSVASKPDSRDRMHELGARLFTVGVGGPKPDLSELREALAWRDKING encoded by the coding sequence ATGATCGACAGGCCGGTCCGCATCGGACTTCAGCTGCAGCCCCAGCACATGGATTACGCCACCATCCGCCGCACCGCCGCCGAGGCCGAGGACCTCGGCGTCGACGTGCTGTTCAACTGGGACCATTTCTATCCGCTGTACGGCGAGCCGGACGGTCTGCACTTCGAGTGCTGGACCATGCTCGCCGCCTGGGCCGAGTCCACCTCCCGGGTCGAGATCGGCGCCCTGGTCTCGTGCAACAGCTACCGCAATCCGGAACTGCTCGCCGACATGGCCCGCACCGTCGACCACATCTCCGCCGGCCGGCTGATCCTCGGCATCGGCTCCGGGTGGTTCGAACGCGACTACACCGAGTACGGCTACGAGTTCGGCACCGCCGGCGGCCGCCTCGACGACCTGGCGGGCGCGCTGCCGCGGATCGAGTCGCGCTGGGGCAAGCTGAACCCGCCGCCGACCCGCAAGATCCCGGTGCTGATCGGTGGCGGCGGCGAGAAGAAGACGCTGCGCCTGGTCGCCAAGCACGCCGACATCTGGCACTCGTTCGCCGACGCGGAAACCCTGGAGCACAAGCTGGGCGTGCTCCGCGGGCACTGCTCCGACGTGGGCCGCGACCCGTCGGAGATCGAGGTATCGGTGGCGAGCAAGCCGGACAGCCGCGACCGGATGCACGAACTCGGCGCCCGGCTGTTCACCGTCGGCGTCGGCGGCCCGAAGCCCGACCTGAGCGAGCTGCGCGAAGCCCTCGCCTGGCGCGACAAGATCAACGGATAA
- a CDS encoding acyl-CoA dehydrogenase family protein: MPTPGLDGYAEPWRMPEHDDLAEMARTFFLKEVVPHAARLEQQGHPDREHYRRAGELGLLGLSVPQEYGGGGGDFTHEAVVLHEQQLTGEGSLGLAVHCGIVTGYLAAYGTEEQKRRWLPGLCSGELIGAIAMTEPDGGSDVQAIRTRAVRTGEDLLVSGSKTFITNGYLADLLVLAVKTDQSAKAHGISLLVCELDDDAPGFRRGRNLEKIGLHANDTAELFFDEFRVPAADILGGPDAENTGFYQLMQQLPQERLVIGVGAVAAMQRAVELATAYAKERTAFGKPLVGHQNTRMVLAECATRTRVSRVFLDDCIARHTRGELDVASAAMAKLFLTEGQCEVVDRCLQIFGGYGYTTEYPIARMYADARVQKIYGGTNEIMKELIARVL, encoded by the coding sequence ATGCCGACGCCTGGACTGGACGGCTACGCCGAGCCGTGGCGCATGCCGGAACACGACGACCTGGCCGAGATGGCCCGCACCTTCTTTCTCAAGGAGGTGGTGCCGCACGCGGCCCGCCTCGAACAGCAGGGCCATCCCGACCGGGAGCACTACCGCCGGGCCGGCGAGCTCGGCCTGCTCGGGCTTTCGGTCCCGCAGGAGTACGGCGGCGGGGGCGGCGACTTCACCCACGAGGCCGTCGTGCTGCACGAGCAGCAGCTGACCGGCGAGGGCAGCCTCGGCCTGGCCGTGCACTGCGGGATCGTGACCGGGTATCTCGCCGCCTACGGCACCGAGGAACAGAAGCGCCGCTGGCTGCCGGGCCTGTGCAGCGGCGAGTTGATCGGCGCGATCGCGATGACCGAGCCGGACGGCGGTTCCGACGTGCAGGCGATACGGACCCGTGCGGTCCGGACCGGCGAGGACCTCCTGGTGTCCGGTTCGAAAACCTTCATCACCAACGGGTATCTGGCGGACTTATTGGTCCTGGCGGTGAAGACCGATCAGTCCGCCAAGGCGCACGGCATCTCCCTGCTGGTCTGCGAGCTGGACGACGACGCCCCCGGCTTCCGGCGGGGCCGCAACCTGGAGAAGATCGGGTTGCACGCGAACGACACCGCGGAGCTGTTCTTCGACGAGTTCCGGGTGCCGGCCGCCGACATCCTGGGCGGGCCGGACGCCGAGAACACCGGCTTCTACCAGCTGATGCAGCAGCTGCCCCAGGAGCGGCTGGTGATCGGGGTCGGTGCGGTCGCGGCGATGCAGCGGGCGGTGGAGCTGGCCACCGCGTACGCGAAGGAGCGGACCGCGTTCGGCAAACCGCTGGTCGGTCACCAGAACACCCGGATGGTTCTCGCCGAATGCGCGACCCGGACCCGGGTGTCCCGAGTTTTCCTGGACGACTGCATCGCCCGGCACACCCGGGGTGAACTGGATGTGGCGTCCGCGGCGATGGCCAAACTGTTCCTCACCGAGGGACAGTGCGAGGTGGTCGACCGCTGCCTGCAGATCTTCGGCGGGTACGGCTACACCACCGAGTACCCGATCGCCCGGATGTACGCCGACGCCCGGGTGCAGAAGATCTACGGCGGCACCAACGAGATCATGAAGGAGCTGATCGCCCGTGTCCTCTGA